One segment of Spiroplasma cantharicola DNA contains the following:
- a CDS encoding GMP reductase — MYAFDYEDIQLIPSMCVVKSRSECNTEVKLGKHTFKMPVMPANMASVINEKLCEMLAKNGYFYVMHRFNVDSYAFVKKMLKANLVASISVGVKQEDYALIEKMAKDNIIPDYITIDIAHGHSVSVKNMIEHIRKYMKNKTFIIAGNVGTPYAVRDLEFWGADATKVGVGPGKVCITKLKTGFGTGGWQLGAIKWCSKAAHKPIIADGGLRVNGDIAKSIRFGATMCMIGSLFAAHEESPGANVTVEGEMFKEYYGSASEYNKGEKRYVEGKKELIKVRGKLMETYKEMHEDLQSSISYSGGTKLNDIKKVDYVILKTSNF; from the coding sequence ATGTACGCTTTTGATTATGAAGATATTCAACTAATACCAAGTATGTGTGTTGTTAAGTCACGCAGTGAATGTAACACTGAAGTTAAACTTGGAAAACATACTTTTAAAATGCCTGTGATGCCTGCCAATATGGCATCAGTTATTAATGAAAAATTGTGTGAGATGCTAGCTAAAAATGGTTATTTTTATGTTATGCATCGTTTCAATGTTGATTCATATGCTTTTGTTAAAAAAATGCTTAAAGCTAATTTAGTAGCTTCAATTAGTGTTGGAGTAAAACAAGAAGATTACGCTTTAATTGAAAAAATGGCCAAAGATAATATTATCCCTGACTATATTACAATTGATATTGCTCACGGTCATTCAGTTAGTGTTAAAAATATGATTGAACATATTAGAAAATATATGAAAAATAAAACTTTTATTATTGCAGGAAATGTTGGTACACCTTATGCTGTAAGAGACTTAGAATTTTGAGGAGCTGATGCAACTAAAGTTGGTGTTGGTCCTGGAAAAGTTTGTATTACAAAATTAAAAACTGGTTTTGGAACTGGTGGATGACAATTGGGTGCTATCAAATGATGTAGTAAAGCTGCTCACAAACCAATCATTGCTGATGGAGGTTTACGTGTCAATGGTGATATTGCCAAATCAATTAGATTTGGAGCAACAATGTGTATGATTGGAAGTTTATTTGCAGCCCATGAAGAGTCACCTGGAGCCAATGTTACTGTTGAAGGTGAAATGTTTAAAGAATATTATGGAAGTGCTAGTGAATATAATAAGGGTGAAAAAAGATATGTTGAAGGTAAAAAGGAATTAATTAAAGTAAGAGGAAAATTAATGGAAACTTACAAAGAAATGCACGAAGATTTACAATCATCAATATCATATTCTGGTGGAACTAAACTAAATGATATTAAAAAAGTAGATTATGTCATTTTAAAAACAAGTAATTTCTAA
- a CDS encoding FMN-dependent NADH-azoreductase gives MAKKILVITGTVSPAEKSFSLALTNRFVKEYQSLNPNDEIIHLDLNNEQMAHKTLSRENFGTYFNEQDALKYINQLKEVDKVIISSPMNNFNVSGLIKNYLDHVLLADQTFSYKYVKQGDAKGLLEHLTVQILTTQGAPFGWYPWGNHTEFLKGTWEFVGAKVNTPILFAGTKIAPVSTTNPDEAMNSIADKIIEAAKKF, from the coding sequence ATGGCAAAAAAAATTTTAGTAATCACAGGTACAGTAAGTCCTGCTGAAAAATCATTTTCATTAGCTTTAACAAATCGTTTTGTTAAAGAATATCAATCATTAAACCCCAACGATGAAATTATTCATTTAGATTTAAACAATGAGCAAATGGCTCATAAAACTCTTTCAAGAGAAAACTTTGGAACTTATTTTAATGAACAAGATGCATTAAAATATATTAATCAATTAAAAGAAGTTGATAAAGTAATTATTTCAAGTCCAATGAATAACTTTAATGTTTCTGGATTAATTAAAAATTACTTAGATCACGTTTTATTAGCAGATCAAACTTTTTCATATAAGTATGTTAAACAAGGCGATGCTAAAGGTCTATTAGAACATTTAACAGTACAAATCTTAACAACTCAAGGTGCGCCTTTTGGATGATACCCATGAGGAAACCACACAGAGTTTTTAAAAGGAACTTGAGAATTTGTTGGTGCAAAAGTAAATACCCCGATTCTTTTTGCAGGAACTAAAATAGCTCCAGTTTCAACAACAAATCCAGATGAAGCTATGAACTCTATTGCTGATAAAATTATTGAAGCAGCTAAAAAGTTCTAA
- the udk gene encoding uridine kinase — protein sequence MKKVTIIIVAGGSASGKTTVAQTIANEIFMNKPVTHLSMDSYYKDFSDLTFEEKQLVNFDHPSSLDIELLCQHLDDLKEFKAIETPVYDFKTHSQSGETIKVEPSNVVILDGILALHIEEIRKRGDIKIFIRTDDDIRFIRRLMRDVNERGRKLEDITNQYLNTVRPMYKFFVEPSIDHADLIIPYYEGNNIAIDLVAAKISSLLKK from the coding sequence ATGAAAAAAGTCACAATCATTATTGTTGCGGGAGGAAGTGCTAGTGGTAAAACTACAGTGGCACAAACTATTGCCAATGAAATCTTTATGAACAAACCAGTAACTCATTTATCAATGGATAGTTACTATAAAGATTTTAGTGACTTAACTTTTGAAGAAAAACAATTAGTGAATTTTGATCATCCAAGTTCATTAGATATTGAATTACTTTGTCAACATTTAGATGATTTAAAAGAGTTTAAAGCAATTGAAACACCAGTTTATGATTTTAAAACTCATTCACAAAGTGGTGAGACGATTAAAGTCGAACCTTCAAATGTTGTTATTTTAGATGGTATTTTAGCATTACATATTGAAGAAATTCGCAAAAGAGGAGATATCAAAATTTTTATTAGAACAGATGATGATATTCGTTTCATTCGAAGACTTATGCGCGATGTCAATGAGCGTGGCAGAAAGTTAGAAGATATTACAAATCAGTATTTAAATACAGTAAGACCAATGTATAAATTTTTTGTTGAACCTTCAATTGATCATGCTGATTTAATAATTCCTTACTATGAGGGTAATAATATTGCAATTGATTTGGTGGCTGCAAAAATTAGTAGTTTATTAAAAAAATAA
- the parE gene encoding DNA topoisomerase IV subunit B, translated as MAENNKNLSYTEDSIQILEGLEAVRKRPGMYIGSTDSRGLHHLVWEIVDNSIDEALAGVCSEINVSIEKDGSVTVKDNGRGVPIGSYKGTNQSTPEIIFSVLHAGGKFGGDGYKTSGGLHGVGSSVVNALSSKFKVIIHRDGVISQIKFAHGGKLVDQLKQTGTSKQTGTTVNFLPDETMFSTTKFSFSTISERLKESALLNSGLKLTLKDNRSDKYVEYLYENGLTEFVNELRGDQKALCSPIMLKGSEQNIDVEIALTYTSDFSETVLGFANNVKTSDGGTHVTGFRSGLVKALNEYGKNQSILKEKDKKLDSSDIKEGLIAIVTVKIPESLIQYEGQTKGKLGTSEARYACEKVTEEHFSFWLQENKTIAISIIEKALLARRAKEEARKARQAVRDQKSKSKSRTMLGKLTPAQGKNKQENELYLVEGDSAGGSAKSGRDRKFQAILPLRGKVINAEKTKLIDLLKNEEITTIINAIGAGIGSDFDISDINYGKIILMTDADTDGAHIQTLLLTFFYRYMKELIVNKNIYIAMPPLFKITTGSNKKDFMYLWTEEELASHMKKTKAKIEIQRYKGLGEMNADQLWETTMDPEHRKLIQVTINDALAAENSFRTLMGDNSEKRKEWIEENVKFTLEENTEFI; from the coding sequence ATGGCTGAAAATAATAAGAATTTATCGTATACAGAAGATAGTATTCAAATCCTTGAAGGTCTAGAAGCAGTTAGAAAAAGACCTGGTATGTATATTGGTTCAACTGATTCAAGAGGTTTACATCATTTAGTTTGAGAAATTGTTGATAACTCAATTGATGAGGCCTTAGCTGGAGTATGTAGTGAAATTAATGTTTCAATTGAAAAAGATGGTTCAGTAACAGTAAAAGATAATGGTAGAGGAGTTCCAATTGGAAGTTATAAAGGAACTAATCAATCAACACCAGAAATAATTTTTTCAGTATTACATGCTGGAGGTAAATTTGGTGGTGATGGTTATAAAACTTCTGGGGGATTACACGGAGTTGGTTCATCAGTTGTTAATGCGCTTTCATCTAAATTTAAAGTAATTATTCACAGAGATGGAGTTATTTCTCAAATTAAATTTGCCCATGGTGGGAAATTAGTAGACCAATTAAAACAAACAGGTACTTCTAAACAAACAGGAACAACTGTTAACTTTTTACCAGATGAAACAATGTTCTCAACAACAAAGTTTTCATTTTCAACAATTAGTGAAAGATTAAAAGAATCAGCACTTTTAAATTCAGGACTTAAATTAACTTTAAAAGATAATAGAAGTGATAAGTACGTTGAATATCTTTACGAAAATGGATTAACAGAATTTGTTAATGAACTTAGAGGTGATCAAAAAGCTTTATGTTCACCAATAATGTTAAAAGGTAGTGAACAAAATATTGATGTTGAAATTGCTTTAACTTATACAAGTGATTTTTCAGAAACAGTTTTAGGATTTGCCAATAATGTTAAAACAAGTGATGGGGGAACTCATGTAACTGGTTTTAGATCAGGGTTAGTTAAAGCTTTAAATGAATATGGAAAAAATCAAAGTATTTTAAAAGAAAAAGATAAAAAATTAGATTCATCTGATATTAAAGAAGGTTTAATAGCAATTGTTACTGTAAAAATTCCTGAAAGTTTAATTCAATATGAAGGTCAAACAAAGGGAAAATTGGGAACAAGTGAAGCTCGTTATGCTTGTGAAAAAGTAACTGAAGAACACTTTAGTTTTTGATTACAAGAAAATAAAACAATTGCAATTTCAATTATTGAAAAAGCTCTACTTGCTCGAAGAGCAAAAGAAGAAGCTAGAAAAGCACGTCAAGCAGTTAGAGATCAAAAATCAAAATCAAAATCACGAACAATGCTTGGGAAACTAACTCCAGCGCAAGGTAAAAATAAACAAGAAAATGAATTATATTTAGTCGAAGGGGATTCAGCTGGTGGAAGTGCTAAATCTGGAAGAGATAGAAAATTTCAAGCAATCTTGCCTTTAAGAGGTAAGGTAATAAATGCTGAAAAAACAAAATTAATTGATTTACTTAAAAATGAAGAGATTACAACAATTATCAATGCCATTGGTGCTGGAATTGGAAGTGATTTTGATATTAGCGATATAAACTATGGAAAAATAATATTAATGACAGACGCCGACACTGATGGTGCTCATATTCAAACTTTATTATTAACTTTCTTTTATCGTTATATGAAAGAATTGATTGTCAATAAAAACATTTATATAGCAATGCCACCATTGTTTAAAATAACAACAGGGTCAAACAAAAAGGACTTTATGTATCTATGAACTGAAGAAGAATTAGCAAGTCATATGAAAAAAACTAAAGCTAAAATTGAAATTCAAAGATATAAAGGTTTGGGAGAAATGAATGCTGATCAACTTTGAGAAACAACAATGGATCCAGAACATAGAAAATTAATACAAGTAACAATTAACGATGCACTAGCTGCTGAAAATTCATTTAGAACTTTAATGGGAGATAATTCTGAAAAAAGAAAAGAATGAATTGAAGAAAATGTTAAATTTACACTTGAAGAAAATACAGAATTTATTTAG